The following are from one region of the Silene latifolia isolate original U9 population chromosome 9, ASM4854445v1, whole genome shotgun sequence genome:
- the LOC141601376 gene encoding uncharacterized protein LOC141601376, protein MNRVRKQKEINFFLQNKDIGLFGLPETKIKNKAVHKALGSFNSRCISTNNGYHSGGRIWILWQPQAYRIQFLEYNAQFIHMKVESLLNRNVLYLTMVYAFNGVQGREPIWAHLRRISHLVNSLWAIAGDFNCVLSAAERIGGNTLSSEMDSFRACVDDCGVIDITSVGSIFTWNNKQKPEQVQNLQEDIGKDPSNLQLIEEEFREVEELKELTEARDNFLAQKSKQVWIQDGDSNSAFFHGMLKRRRVGNKVIMVEDMNGKLCDSPAKIQSAFLEYYHQLLGTSQETGKLHKRIIDQGPKCNEEMVGSLLVPVTAKEIRDVMFSILDIKSPGPDGYTSRFFKDAWNEIGGEVVAAVKDFFLNKKLLR, encoded by the exons ATGAATAGAGTTAGGAAACAAAAAGAGATTAATTTTTTCTTACAGAATAAAGACATTGGTTTGTTTGGTTTACCtgagacaaaaataaaaaataaagccGTGCATAAGGCATTAGGTAGCTTTAATTCTAGGTGTATTTCTACTAATAATGGTTATCATAGTGGTGGAAGGATTTGGATTCTTTGGCAGCCTCAGGCCTATAGAATTCAGTTCCTTGAGTATAATGCACAGTTCATACACATGAAAGTTGAGTCGTTGCTAAACAGGAATGTGTTATACTTGACCATGGTCTATGCTTTTAATGGTGTTCAAGGGAGAGAGCCTATATGGGCTCATTTAAGGAGGATTTCTCATCTGGTTAATAGTCTATGGGCTATAGCTGGGGATTTTAATTGTGTTTTATCGGCTGCTGAAAGGATTGGTGGTAATACTCTTTCATCTGAGATGGACTCCTTCAGAGCTTGTGTGGATGATTGTGGAGTGATTGATATTACCAGTGTTGGGTCTATTTTCACGTGGAATAATAAGCAGAAACCAGAG CAAGTCCAGAATTTGCAGGAAGATATTGGAAAGGATCCTTCAAATCTGCAGCTCATTGAGGAGGAATTCAGGGAAGTAGAGGAACTCAAAGAGTTAACTGAGGCAAGAGATAATTTTTTGGCCCAAAAATCTAAGCAGGTTTGGATCCAGGATGGTGATTCCAATAGTGCTTTCTTTCATGGGATGCTCAAGAGGAGGAGAGTTGGGAACAAGGTAATCATGGTTGAAGACATGAATGGTAAGTTGTGTGATAGTCCTGCAAAAATTCAGTCTGCCTTTCTTGAGTATTACCATCAGTTGCTTGGGACGAGTCAGGAAACTGGCAAGTTACATAAGAGGATAATTGATCAAGGACCTAAATGCAATGAAGAGATGGTTGGTAGTCTGCTGGTACCTGTCACAGCAAAGGAGATTAGGGATGTTATGTTTAGTATCCTTGACATTAAATCCCCTGGCCCTGATGGGTACACAAGTAGATTCTTTAAGGATGCTTGGAATGAGATTGGAGGAGAAGTGGTTGCTGCTGTCAAGGATTTCTTCCTGAACAAGAAGCTTTTGAGATAG